One Sphingomonas limnosediminicola DNA segment encodes these proteins:
- a CDS encoding HWE histidine kinase domain-containing protein produces MSDSGLPSDEVDLTNCDREPIHQLGAIQPIGFLLVLTADWIISNVSANVGEYLEVDREKLIGRPASEILTKQAIHTLRNRLALLRGKDALERVFRMQLQNNNKYFDVALHMSGLRVMIEAEPSTEHDYGDATGTVRGMVNRLEQAPDMQSFFNEGARQVRALTGFDRVMVYRFSPEGSGEVVAESAKSGIGSFFGLHYPATDIPKQARELYLRSLLRVISDIDAVPVPVEPAVDEYGVPVDLSLSVLRSVSRIHIEYLRNMGVRASMSISIVVEGRLWGLIACHHYSPRCPSFERRSVAELFAQMFAMRIEARERKEVVEYERRARDISDQLLGAVASDETLLNDPNWLSTILTSAIPADGVGVWINGNYAFSGLTPNTGEFARIIQALSTTAAGRAYATDQISTLVPGFGGGKANVAGLLAIPISRTPRDYVVLFRSEIIRSVRWAGDPHKPVQYGPNGPRLTPRESFEEWKETVVGRSLPFTPSELRVAETLRATLIEVVLRLSDEASAERQEATSRQELLIAELNHRVRNILSLIRGLIRQSKPADGTSIEDFVAVIDGRVHALARAHNQITDDHWGPAPVKNLLDAEAAAFLTTQKDRLILKGPPVLLNPQAYSTLALVVHELVTNSVKYGSLSVGTGEAIAEWSVRDSGDLNFCWRERGGPEVFPPNRKGFGTTIIEHSVPYDLGGTAKVEYARDGVRADFVIPAKHVVQTTALAGNKIHLPQDSQVDSPHVTDLLRGKEVLLVEDSLIIALDAEDLLDRLGASSVMTESSAVGAIAAVETKRPDIAILDINLGDHDSVPIANRLGELGVPFMFATGYGEQSQLPDHHKARPVLQKPYTLASLSRRLNDLLEETGAKAWSRCSGSRPCG; encoded by the coding sequence ATGAGTGATTCCGGCTTGCCGTCCGACGAAGTTGATCTGACGAATTGCGACCGGGAGCCAATCCACCAGCTCGGCGCGATTCAGCCCATTGGCTTCCTCCTCGTCCTGACCGCCGACTGGATCATTTCCAATGTCTCAGCGAACGTCGGCGAGTATCTTGAGGTCGACAGGGAAAAGCTGATCGGCCGGCCGGCGTCCGAAATTCTTACCAAGCAGGCAATTCATACGCTGAGGAACCGGCTGGCATTGCTGCGCGGGAAGGATGCGCTTGAGCGCGTGTTCCGGATGCAGTTGCAGAACAACAACAAGTACTTCGACGTCGCGCTGCACATGTCCGGGCTGCGCGTCATGATCGAGGCCGAACCGAGCACGGAGCACGACTATGGCGACGCGACCGGGACGGTTCGCGGCATGGTCAACCGGCTCGAGCAGGCGCCCGACATGCAGAGTTTCTTCAACGAGGGCGCGCGCCAGGTCAGGGCGCTCACCGGCTTCGACCGGGTGATGGTCTACCGCTTCTCCCCCGAGGGTTCCGGCGAAGTGGTCGCTGAAAGCGCGAAGAGCGGAATCGGAAGCTTCTTCGGGCTTCACTACCCCGCGACCGACATTCCGAAACAGGCGCGCGAGCTCTACCTGCGCAGCTTGTTGCGAGTCATTTCCGATATCGATGCGGTGCCGGTGCCCGTCGAGCCTGCGGTCGATGAATATGGCGTTCCCGTCGACCTCTCGCTGTCCGTGCTTCGCTCGGTTTCGCGCATTCACATCGAATATCTGCGAAACATGGGCGTGCGCGCATCGATGTCGATTTCAATCGTCGTCGAGGGCCGGCTCTGGGGCCTGATCGCCTGCCACCATTACTCGCCGCGCTGCCCGAGCTTCGAACGTCGTTCTGTCGCCGAACTGTTCGCACAGATGTTCGCCATGCGGATCGAAGCGCGTGAGCGTAAGGAAGTCGTCGAATATGAGCGCCGGGCGCGCGACATCTCGGATCAGTTGCTCGGCGCCGTCGCGTCGGACGAGACGCTACTCAACGACCCTAACTGGCTGTCGACCATCCTGACCAGCGCCATCCCTGCGGACGGCGTCGGGGTATGGATCAACGGGAATTACGCGTTCAGCGGCCTGACGCCCAACACCGGTGAGTTTGCGCGCATCATTCAGGCGCTAAGCACGACCGCCGCCGGGCGCGCTTACGCCACCGACCAGATCAGCACGCTCGTTCCCGGCTTCGGCGGCGGCAAGGCGAATGTTGCCGGGCTTCTCGCGATCCCCATTTCGCGCACGCCACGCGACTATGTCGTGCTGTTCCGATCGGAGATCATCCGGTCGGTGCGCTGGGCGGGCGATCCGCACAAGCCGGTGCAATATGGGCCGAACGGTCCGCGCCTGACGCCGCGCGAGAGCTTTGAGGAGTGGAAGGAGACGGTCGTCGGCCGATCGCTGCCCTTCACGCCGTCCGAATTGCGCGTTGCCGAAACGCTCCGCGCAACGCTCATCGAAGTGGTGTTGCGCCTGTCCGACGAGGCAAGCGCGGAGCGACAGGAAGCCACCAGCCGGCAAGAGCTTCTGATTGCCGAACTCAATCACCGTGTCCGCAACATTCTGTCGCTCATCCGCGGCCTCATCCGCCAATCGAAACCGGCAGACGGGACGTCGATCGAGGATTTCGTCGCGGTCATCGACGGCCGCGTTCACGCGCTCGCCCGCGCGCACAACCAGATTACCGACGACCATTGGGGCCCGGCGCCGGTCAAGAACCTGCTTGATGCCGAGGCGGCAGCGTTCCTGACAACGCAAAAGGACAGGCTGATCCTGAAAGGGCCGCCAGTCCTGCTCAATCCGCAGGCCTATTCGACGCTGGCGCTCGTTGTGCACGAGCTGGTCACCAACTCGGTAAAATATGGCAGCCTATCGGTCGGGACCGGGGAAGCCATCGCGGAATGGTCTGTACGGGATAGCGGCGACCTGAATTTCTGCTGGCGCGAGCGGGGCGGGCCCGAGGTCTTCCCGCCCAACCGCAAGGGCTTCGGAACGACGATCATCGAGCATAGCGTTCCTTACGATCTCGGCGGCACGGCGAAGGTCGAATATGCGCGCGACGGCGTTCGCGCCGACTTCGTCATTCCAGCCAAGCATGTCGTTCAGACAACAGCTCTCGCCGGTAACAAGATTCACCTGCCGCAAGACTCGCAGGTCGATTCGCCGCATGTGACGGACCTGCTTCGCGGCAAAGAAGTGCTGCTGGTCGAAGACAGCCTGATCATCGCGCTCGATGCGGAAGATCTGCTCGATCGCCTGGGAGCGAGCTCAGTGATGACGGAGTCGAGCGCTGTCGGCGCCATTGCAGCGGTCGAGACCAAGCGCCCTGACATCGCCATTCTTGACATCAACCTCGGCGACCATGACAGCGTGCCGATCGCCAATCGCCTTGGCGAGCTCGGCGTGCCCTTCATGTTCGCGACCGGATATGGCGAGCAGAGCCAGCTGCCCGATCACCACAAGGCGCGGCCGGTACTGCAGAAGCCATATACGCTGGCGTCGCTCTCGCGACGGCTAAACGATCTGCTCGAGGAGACCGGCGCTAAAGCGTGGAGTCGGTGCTCAGGAAGTCGACCATGCGGATGA
- a CDS encoding L,D-transpeptidase family protein has protein sequence MARRAFRFTAAALLTALAAAPLVAQGAKTSAQLELARQADKLKPGEWVWRPDIARDGPVLVYVDLTRQRATVYRNGVRIGVSTISSGKDGHETPTGVFTILEKDKDHRSRTYDDAPMPFQQRLTWMGVAMHAGNLPGYPASHGCVRLPMEFAKKLFDVTPMGGTVVIAGGNEDPVKRPAAGVLAPVMAGVTKVPAMPLSPDGKFTWNPAAAPTGPVSIIISTKDQQVVVLRNGVEIGRAHAVVASQTDQPQVMTLTGGAKPEWIQVGVGSLTGEPAEIISTERVEQMHLPQEFVTNMRSVIQPGTTVLVTQASVNAASTGVQQTVMDAGDDIKQ, from the coding sequence ATGGCCAGAAGAGCGTTCCGGTTCACTGCAGCGGCACTGCTGACGGCGCTGGCCGCGGCGCCGCTCGTGGCGCAAGGCGCCAAGACTTCGGCGCAGCTCGAGCTCGCGCGGCAGGCGGACAAGCTAAAACCCGGCGAATGGGTGTGGCGGCCCGACATTGCGCGCGACGGCCCGGTGCTCGTCTACGTCGACCTCACCCGGCAACGGGCTACAGTCTACCGCAACGGCGTTCGCATCGGCGTCAGCACCATTTCGTCAGGCAAGGACGGTCACGAAACGCCGACCGGCGTGTTCACCATCCTCGAAAAGGACAAGGACCACCGCTCGCGCACCTACGACGATGCGCCGATGCCCTTTCAGCAGCGGCTGACTTGGATGGGTGTCGCGATGCATGCGGGCAACTTGCCGGGCTATCCGGCGAGCCACGGCTGCGTCCGCCTGCCGATGGAGTTCGCCAAGAAACTGTTCGACGTCACGCCGATGGGCGGCACGGTCGTGATCGCCGGCGGCAATGAGGACCCGGTGAAGCGCCCCGCCGCAGGCGTTCTCGCACCAGTCATGGCCGGCGTGACCAAGGTGCCGGCAATGCCGCTCTCGCCCGACGGCAAGTTCACCTGGAACCCCGCTGCCGCGCCGACGGGACCGGTGTCGATTATCATTTCGACGAAGGATCAGCAGGTTGTGGTACTGCGCAACGGCGTCGAGATCGGCCGCGCGCACGCGGTCGTCGCATCGCAGACCGATCAGCCGCAGGTGATGACGCTGACCGGCGGCGCGAAACCGGAGTGGATCCAAGTCGGCGTCGGCAGCCTGACCGGCGAACCCGCCGAAATCATCAGCACCGAACGCGTCGAGCAGATGCACCTTCCGCAGGAATTCGTCACGAATATGCGATCAGTGATCCAACCTGGAACCACGGTGCTCGTCACGCAGGCCAGCGTGAACGCGGCATCAACGGGCGTGCAACAAACTGTCATGGATGCCGGCGACGACATCAAACAATAG